One Porphyromonas pogonae genomic region harbors:
- the ruvC gene encoding crossover junction endodeoxyribonuclease RuvC: MSNPNERIIMGIDPGTLIMGYGLIRVRGQKAELMAMGVIRLSKFENHYLRLKRIFDRVSGLIEEFKPDELAIEAPFFGKNVQSMLKLGRAQGVAMASALSYDIPITEYVPMRIKQAITGNGGASKEQVAGMVQRFLKIPEKDMPADLDATDGVAAALCHFFTTSIPMTGSNKGATKNWGDFVKQNPGRVKGLK; this comes from the coding sequence ATGTCTAATCCAAACGAACGCATTATCATGGGTATAGATCCCGGCACATTGATTATGGGCTACGGCCTAATCAGAGTGAGGGGGCAGAAGGCTGAACTCATGGCAATGGGGGTAATCAGATTGAGCAAATTTGAAAATCATTACCTGCGACTCAAAAGAATATTTGATCGAGTAAGCGGTCTTATTGAAGAATTCAAACCCGATGAACTTGCTATCGAAGCTCCTTTCTTTGGAAAGAATGTACAGAGTATGCTCAAGTTGGGGCGTGCTCAAGGGGTAGCTATGGCTTCGGCACTGAGTTATGATATTCCTATTACGGAGTATGTACCTATGCGTATCAAGCAAGCCATCACCGGCAATGGTGGAGCATCCAAAGAGCAAGTCGCCGGTATGGTGCAGCGCTTTCTCAAAATTCCTGAAAAAGATATGCCTGCGGATCTAGATGCAACTGATGGTGTAGCGGCGGCTTTGTGCCATTTTTTTACAACATCTATCCCTATGACGGGGAGTAATAAAGGTGCAACCAAAAACTGGGGCGACTTTGTAAAGCAGAATCCCGGTAGAGTCAAGGGCTTGAAATAA
- a CDS encoding Fur family transcriptional regulator — MDILKLQNEKLRTYIDSHKLRNTLERYEVLASAYMLDKKGPFTASDLYHNHNKKHSRITKGSIYNVLDLLEEADIVVKIPAESSFCVLYIMAYHTEDQFIAICNKCGKVSFYPREKSQTFTHKTLLGRFKVCRPVLYTFGRCATCSRKQKKTNLK, encoded by the coding sequence ATGGATATTCTTAAGCTTCAGAACGAAAAATTGAGAACTTACATTGATTCTCATAAGCTACGAAATACTTTGGAACGGTATGAAGTATTGGCTTCTGCCTATATGCTTGATAAGAAAGGCCCCTTTACGGCATCCGATCTTTATCACAATCATAACAAAAAGCATAGCCGTATTACCAAAGGCTCTATCTATAATGTACTGGATTTGCTGGAAGAAGCGGATATAGTGGTAAAGATACCGGCTGAATCTTCTTTTTGTGTGCTTTACATCATGGCATACCATACCGAAGATCAGTTTATTGCCATATGCAACAAATGCGGCAAAGTCTCCTTTTATCCCAGAGAAAAGAGCCAGACTTTTACTCATAAGACGTTATTGGGGCGGTTCAAGGTGTGTAGACCGGTGCTTTACACCTTTGGGCGTTGTGCCACGTGCTCTAGGAAACAAAAGAAAACGAATTTAAAATAA
- a CDS encoding adenylosuccinate synthase, translating to MEKVDVLLGLQWGDEGKGKIVDVLTPQYDLVARFQGGPNAGHTLEFNGEKYILRSIPSGIFQGNKINVIGNGVVLDPVLFQEEAEALAKSGHDLTKRLVISRKAHLILPTHRLLDAANEAAKGGAKIGTTGKGIGPTYTDKISRYGLRAGDIEHDFESKYNAAKERHLRMLASLNYTQDIAELEARWMQAIEFLKTFTFVDSEFLVNKSLKEGKKVLAEGAQGSLLDIDFGSYPFVTSSNTVCAGCCTGLGVAPRNIGDVYGIFKAYCTRVGAGPFPTELLDETGEKLCDLGHEFGSVTGRRRRCGWIDLVALRYTVMLNGVSKLIMMKSDVMDTFPVIKACVAYEIDGKEVKDFPYELNENVKPVYKEFKGWNKTMQDVKTENEFPVEFKEYIKFLESELGVEIAIVSVGPDREQTIMCHH from the coding sequence ATGGAAAAAGTAGATGTGCTTTTAGGTCTCCAATGGGGCGACGAAGGAAAAGGTAAAATAGTGGACGTGCTTACGCCCCAATATGACTTAGTCGCCAGATTTCAGGGAGGTCCTAACGCAGGCCATACCTTGGAGTTCAACGGGGAGAAATATATCCTTCGTTCGATTCCTTCCGGTATTTTCCAAGGTAATAAGATCAATGTTATAGGTAACGGGGTAGTACTTGACCCTGTATTGTTTCAGGAAGAAGCCGAAGCTTTGGCCAAAAGTGGCCATGACCTCACAAAAAGATTGGTGATCTCAAGAAAAGCTCATTTGATATTGCCTACACACCGATTGTTGGATGCTGCTAACGAAGCGGCCAAAGGCGGAGCCAAAATAGGTACTACCGGTAAAGGTATCGGTCCCACATATACAGACAAGATAAGCCGTTATGGTTTGCGTGCCGGTGATATCGAACATGATTTCGAAAGCAAGTATAATGCTGCAAAGGAGAGACATCTGCGCATGCTTGCTTCTTTGAATTATACGCAAGATATAGCAGAGCTCGAAGCTCGCTGGATGCAAGCAATAGAATTTCTCAAGACATTTACCTTTGTTGATAGTGAGTTCTTGGTGAATAAATCACTCAAAGAGGGGAAGAAAGTTCTTGCAGAAGGTGCACAAGGATCGTTGCTCGATATTGACTTCGGCTCTTATCCTTTTGTTACTTCCAGTAATACCGTCTGTGCAGGATGTTGTACCGGTCTGGGTGTGGCTCCTCGTAATATTGGTGATGTTTACGGTATTTTCAAAGCTTATTGTACCCGTGTGGGGGCAGGCCCTTTCCCTACCGAACTTCTTGACGAAACAGGAGAGAAACTATGCGACCTAGGACATGAATTTGGCTCTGTGACAGGACGCAGAAGACGTTGTGGTTGGATAGACCTTGTGGCTTTGCGTTATACTGTAATGCTCAATGGCGTGAGCAAACTGATCATGATGAAGAGCGATGTCATGGATACTTTCCCCGTAATCAAGGCTTGCGTGGCATATGAAATCGATGGTAAGGAAGTGAAAGATTTCCCTTACGAATTGAACGAAAATGTGAAACCTGTATACAAGGAATTCAAAGGTTGGAACAAAACGATGCAAGATGTGAAGACTGAAAATGAGTTCCCCGTAGAATTTAAAGAATATATCAAGTTTTTGGAGTCTGAATTGGGCGTGGAGATAGCTATTGTTTCTGTAGGTCCTGATAGGGAACAGACTATAATGTGTCACCACTAA
- a CDS encoding bifunctional folylpolyglutamate synthase/dihydrofolate synthase yields the protein MTYSETIEYLYSATPVFQHQGGSAYKPGLDTVKTLDEANGHPHKSFRSIHVAGTNGKGSTCHTIAAVLQAAGYKVGLFTSPHLIDFRERIRVNGEMIPQDYVVSFVDRSMPWVEKLKPSFFELTTMMAFCYFRDAGVDYAIIEVGMGGRLDSTNIITPILSIITNISLDHTQFLGSTEEAIAHEKAGIIKSGVPSVIGEACGVVKEVFASKAKDVGSPVSFAENESVILSYERLPDGFFLYDTADYGDVLGELAGEVQCLNARTILTALRVLCKQNNHIFDARAVRQGFAHVNEMTGLMGRWQKLHDTPLVICDTGHNVGGFEKIAIQLQQLQSARKGSTLHMVIGFVSDKDIDGLLNLIPQSAVCYFTQPDIKRALDAEALKQKATPKKLHGQSYSTVVDAYQCAMAEAKDNDIIFIGGSNFIVSEIINHLFNSDQK from the coding sequence ATGACTTATTCAGAGACTATTGAGTATTTATACAGTGCTACCCCGGTGTTTCAGCACCAGGGTGGTTCTGCCTATAAGCCCGGCTTGGATACGGTGAAAACCCTTGATGAAGCTAATGGGCATCCGCACAAATCTTTTCGGAGTATTCATGTGGCAGGTACCAACGGCAAAGGATCTACTTGCCACACCATCGCTGCCGTGTTGCAAGCTGCCGGTTATAAGGTAGGCTTATTCACATCTCCTCATCTCATTGATTTTAGAGAGAGGATCAGAGTCAATGGTGAGATGATACCACAGGACTATGTGGTGAGCTTTGTAGACCGGAGTATGCCGTGGGTCGAAAAACTAAAACCTTCGTTTTTCGAACTGACAACCATGATGGCTTTTTGCTATTTCAGAGATGCCGGTGTGGATTATGCGATTATCGAAGTAGGTATGGGAGGCAGATTGGATAGTACCAATATTATTACTCCCATTCTCAGTATTATTACTAATATATCCCTTGATCATACGCAGTTTTTAGGCTCTACCGAAGAAGCTATTGCCCACGAAAAAGCAGGTATTATCAAGAGTGGTGTGCCGTCGGTAATAGGTGAAGCTTGCGGAGTGGTAAAAGAAGTTTTCGCTTCCAAAGCAAAAGATGTGGGGTCACCCGTATCATTTGCAGAGAATGAGTCCGTCATCCTTTCCTATGAAAGACTTCCCGATGGATTTTTTCTTTACGATACTGCTGATTATGGTGATGTTCTGGGTGAGCTGGCTGGCGAAGTTCAGTGCCTCAATGCTCGTACCATTTTGACGGCTTTGAGAGTCCTGTGTAAGCAAAATAATCATATCTTTGATGCTCGTGCCGTACGCCAAGGCTTTGCTCATGTAAATGAAATGACAGGACTCATGGGACGTTGGCAGAAGTTGCACGACACACCACTTGTAATCTGTGATACGGGGCATAACGTGGGGGGATTTGAAAAGATTGCGATACAACTGCAACAGTTACAATCTGCTCGCAAAGGCTCTACTTTACACATGGTTATAGGATTCGTGAGTGACAAAGATATTGACGGCCTGCTCAATCTGATACCTCAAAGTGCTGTTTGTTATTTCACACAGCCTGATATAAAAAGGGCTTTAGACGCAGAGGCCCTGAAACAAAAAGCCACACCCAAGAAATTACATGGGCAAAGCTATTCCACTGTCGTGGATGCCTATCAGTGCGCCATGGCAGAAGCTAAGGACAATGATATCATTTTCATTGGTGGAAGTAATTTTATAGTTTCAGAAATTATTAATCATTTATTTAATAGCGATCAAAAATGA
- a CDS encoding MFS transporter, translated as MTEQFKQTMRDKPAVRWTALVLLASTMFFAYMFVDVLSPLQSLLQQERGWEPTAYGNFAGSEMFLNVFFFFLIFAGVILDKIGARKTAVLSGVVMVIGAFMKYYAVSNSFIGSGAEAWFTNNLNLPDSWWNVTPFFKGMPPSAKMAAVGFMVFGCGVEMAGITVSRAIVKWFSGYEMALAMGLEMAIARVGVAIVVVISPLLANSGAMADVSRPVLFCACLILIGLLSFIMFFFLDKKLDDQVGATLEEKDDPFKFRDLGKLFMSRTFLIVAFLCVLYYSAIFPFQKYAINMLQCNLQISAEGAAKIFFWFPIGAAAITPFLGGYLDKKGKGATMLIFGAILMIGCHLIFAFLPKFGVGLGKPIALFAIVLLGISFSLVPASLWPSVPKLVENKLLGSAYAVIFWIQNIGLYSLPMIIGSVLRKSNPGVTDPLQYNYTNPMLLFALLGVAALLLGLWLKVEDKKKGYGLELPNVKK; from the coding sequence ATGACAGAACAATTTAAACAAACCATGAGGGACAAGCCTGCTGTGAGATGGACGGCTCTTGTGCTTTTGGCATCTACCATGTTCTTTGCATACATGTTTGTGGATGTGTTGTCCCCGTTGCAAAGTCTTTTGCAACAAGAAAGAGGCTGGGAGCCTACTGCCTACGGTAACTTTGCTGGTTCCGAAATGTTTCTTAACGTCTTTTTCTTCTTCCTTATCTTTGCAGGAGTAATTCTCGATAAGATAGGTGCTCGCAAAACGGCGGTACTTTCAGGAGTTGTCATGGTAATAGGTGCTTTTATGAAGTACTATGCCGTATCCAACTCATTTATCGGTAGCGGAGCGGAGGCTTGGTTTACCAATAACCTCAATCTGCCTGATAGCTGGTGGAATGTAACTCCTTTTTTCAAAGGTATGCCTCCTTCTGCCAAGATGGCTGCCGTGGGCTTTATGGTTTTCGGTTGTGGTGTTGAGATGGCAGGTATCACCGTATCCAGAGCTATTGTAAAGTGGTTTTCAGGATATGAAATGGCTTTGGCGATGGGTTTGGAGATGGCTATTGCTCGTGTCGGGGTTGCTATTGTTGTTGTTATTAGTCCTTTGTTGGCAAATTCAGGAGCTATGGCCGATGTTTCCCGTCCCGTACTTTTCTGCGCTTGCCTTATTCTTATAGGTCTTCTCTCATTCATTATGTTCTTCTTTTTGGACAAGAAATTGGACGATCAGGTAGGAGCTACACTTGAGGAAAAGGACGATCCTTTCAAATTCCGTGATTTGGGTAAACTCTTTATGAGCCGTACGTTCCTTATCGTGGCATTTTTGTGTGTATTGTACTATTCGGCTATCTTCCCATTCCAAAAATATGCCATCAACATGTTGCAGTGTAACCTGCAAATCAGTGCAGAAGGTGCAGCCAAGATCTTCTTCTGGTTCCCTATCGGAGCAGCAGCCATTACGCCTTTTCTTGGTGGATATTTGGATAAAAAGGGTAAAGGAGCTACTATGCTTATCTTTGGAGCTATCCTGATGATTGGTTGCCACCTGATCTTCGCTTTCTTACCTAAATTCGGTGTTGGTTTGGGCAAACCCATTGCTTTGTTTGCCATTGTACTGTTGGGTATATCATTCTCATTGGTTCCCGCTTCTTTGTGGCCCTCCGTACCCAAGTTGGTGGAAAACAAATTGCTTGGTTCTGCTTACGCCGTTATCTTCTGGATTCAAAATATCGGGCTTTATTCTTTACCTATGATTATTGGTAGCGTACTGCGTAAGTCCAACCCGGGCGTTACGGATCCTCTGCAATACAATTACACCAACCCCATGCTTCTTTTTGCCTTGTTGGGCGTTGCTGCTTTGCTTTTGGGCTTGTGGCTCAAGGTCGAAGACAAGAAAAAAGGTTACGGATTGGAATTACCTAATGTCAAAAAGTAA
- a CDS encoding IS982 family transposase translates to MKTNIVEIFCLTDDFSKLFDTLIQQRTLCEGNKKRRNRKFRMSDAEIMTILILFHHSRYRDFKSFYLQYITQQCHSDFPSLVSYNRFVELQSKVAFKLISFLNMCCLGECTGISFIDSTPLRTCHIKRAHGHKTMKGWAQKGKCSMGWFYGFKLHIVINDRGEIIQYQITPGNTDDRAPLKGGTFTKKLFGKLVGDRGYISQSLFDKLFIDDIHMITKIKKNMKNTLMSLYDRILLRKRALVETVNDLLKNVCQIEHTRHRSVNNFAINLIAGIIAYNLLPKKPELNLEIIHNPSTHLVHHA, encoded by the coding sequence ATGAAAACAAATATAGTTGAAATTTTCTGTCTTACCGATGATTTTTCCAAACTTTTCGATACCTTGATTCAGCAAAGAACCCTTTGCGAAGGAAACAAAAAGCGAAGAAATCGCAAGTTTAGGATGTCCGATGCTGAAATCATGACTATTCTGATTCTTTTCCATCATTCGAGGTATCGCGATTTTAAGTCCTTTTATCTTCAATATATTACGCAACAATGTCATTCGGATTTTCCTTCGTTGGTCTCTTACAATCGTTTTGTGGAATTACAAAGCAAGGTGGCATTCAAACTAATTTCATTTCTCAATATGTGTTGTCTGGGCGAATGCACCGGTATCTCATTCATTGATTCCACACCTTTACGCACCTGCCATATCAAGCGGGCACACGGGCATAAGACCATGAAAGGATGGGCCCAAAAGGGCAAATGCAGTATGGGATGGTTCTATGGTTTCAAACTGCATATTGTGATTAACGACCGGGGTGAAATCATTCAATATCAAATCACACCGGGGAATACGGATGACCGTGCTCCACTTAAAGGCGGAACCTTCACGAAGAAACTATTCGGCAAACTTGTTGGCGACAGAGGATACATCTCACAAAGTCTTTTCGATAAGCTCTTCATTGACGACATACACATGATTACGAAGATAAAGAAAAACATGAAAAACACACTGATGAGCCTGTATGATAGGATATTACTCAGAAAAAGAGCACTTGTGGAAACCGTTAATGACCTACTCAAAAACGTTTGTCAAATAGAGCATACACGACATAGAAGCGTCAATAATTTCGCCATTAATTTGATTGCCGGCATAATTGCCTACAATCTGCTACCCAAAAAGCCGGAATTAAACCTAGAAATCATACACAATCCATCAACCCACTTAGTACACCACGCTTAG
- a CDS encoding DNA/RNA non-specific endonuclease, with the protein MTLLKNIFTYISATATMLIGSCSTSNQNEPITPNTIGDNNIVFVGSIAENPSLKFVSSTWYEHEQIGIYMRASKLGLSSIHTRTADNSQYLSTKGGVEPQFKGYESQDILKMPHDGAHVDFIAYAPYSADISVDGDISMNTKADPNYRIVRSTNLKGCSKKSALSDLNLKFIHITSRLVIELRDSNNKPIGNAQISVSGLYSLARFNVFTGLVTGANTPQEVSLVSNKGQYHAGVLPAEYTSQIPVNIKYQGKDYLYAWEHPIVMPGKLYYLVITLTSDGKAVAQKLPLNEAIQNLNDPKFDDNNNFDPNPPVVVPENEFIDGDPSLTEVPRLAGGSNNYFITHRSDGDVTYSLEYDIAKHHSRFVCFTFNSKNSRKAVKRTDLWAWDPKIPATYSTETWFYRSGFDRGHLVASEDRVYSKEANEQTFYYSNMSPQYHDFNAGVWQQLEERVQSWGRDNNFRDTIYVAKGGTITDDAILTTKLKGKMPIPRYYWMALIVKKGNEYKGIAFKADHTKPAKVPRLGSMAMSIDELEKTIGLDLFPNLPDEIENKVEAANPLLSPYVWPGI; encoded by the coding sequence ATGACTCTATTAAAAAACATTTTTACTTACATCTCCGCCACAGCCACCATGCTTATTGGCTCGTGTTCAACATCAAATCAAAATGAACCTATAACACCTAATACAATAGGCGACAACAATATTGTTTTTGTAGGATCAATAGCAGAAAATCCATCTCTCAAATTCGTATCATCTACCTGGTACGAACACGAGCAGATAGGCATATACATGCGGGCTTCCAAACTGGGACTCAGCAGCATCCATACTCGCACGGCCGACAATAGTCAGTATCTTTCGACAAAAGGAGGCGTAGAGCCACAGTTCAAAGGATATGAGAGTCAAGATATCCTGAAAATGCCTCACGATGGAGCTCATGTTGATTTCATAGCGTATGCCCCCTACTCTGCCGACATATCAGTTGATGGAGATATCAGCATGAACACCAAAGCAGATCCTAATTACCGAATAGTGAGGAGCACCAATCTCAAAGGATGCAGCAAAAAAAGTGCATTGTCAGATCTTAATCTAAAATTCATACATATTACTTCACGATTGGTCATAGAACTGAGAGATTCGAATAATAAACCGATCGGAAACGCACAAATCAGCGTGAGTGGACTCTATTCACTGGCTAGATTCAATGTATTTACAGGTCTCGTAACGGGAGCAAATACTCCTCAAGAGGTATCTTTGGTATCCAACAAAGGCCAATACCATGCAGGGGTACTACCTGCCGAATACACATCACAAATTCCTGTGAATATAAAGTACCAAGGCAAAGACTACTTATATGCTTGGGAGCACCCCATAGTCATGCCCGGCAAGCTATATTACTTAGTCATCACACTCACAAGTGATGGTAAGGCAGTAGCCCAAAAACTCCCCTTGAACGAAGCTATACAAAATCTGAATGACCCCAAATTCGACGATAATAACAACTTTGATCCCAACCCACCTGTGGTGGTTCCCGAAAATGAATTTATAGATGGCGATCCGTCACTCACCGAAGTGCCCCGTCTCGCAGGTGGTAGCAATAATTACTTCATTACTCATCGATCAGACGGAGATGTTACCTATTCACTTGAATATGACATAGCCAAACATCACTCTCGGTTTGTCTGCTTTACTTTCAACAGCAAGAACAGCCGCAAAGCCGTAAAGCGTACTGACCTATGGGCATGGGATCCTAAAATACCTGCTACATACAGCACCGAAACATGGTTTTACAGGTCAGGATTCGACAGAGGCCATCTTGTTGCCTCGGAAGATAGGGTCTACAGTAAGGAAGCCAATGAACAGACATTCTACTACAGCAATATGAGCCCTCAATATCATGATTTCAATGCAGGGGTATGGCAGCAGTTGGAAGAAAGAGTGCAAAGCTGGGGACGGGACAATAACTTCCGTGACACTATTTATGTGGCAAAAGGCGGTACCATCACGGACGATGCCATTCTTACTACAAAGCTCAAAGGCAAGATGCCTATACCTCGCTATTACTGGATGGCATTGATAGTAAAAAAAGGCAATGAGTACAAAGGGATAGCCTTCAAAGCTGATCATACCAAGCCCGCCAAAGTACCACGACTTGGCTCTATGGCCATGTCCATAGACGAACTTGAGAAAACCATAGGGTTGGACCTTTTTCCTAATCTTCCCGATGAGATAGAAAACAAGGTGGAAGCAGCCAATCCTCTCCTTAGCCCCTATGTTTGGCCGGGGATATAA
- a CDS encoding DUF5689 domain-containing protein, with product MNTGKKNKRSAFALYGLLSLIGLSSAMTSCKDNDDKYEMPELVTTTEITDNTISFPTEGGEFTLNIKTNRNWHAEAGDTWYTLTPDKGVAGTHAIVIKALPNSSLERKSILKIKNISQTLTLSIKQGGKELPQPDTKAIPAVLEFGKKLAEKTPTPFDQDMLLEAVVVNNTDEGQFLFPGYLHVMDADGHSMVMTTAKGSTDKLTFGDKIKVQTKGKNITNYGGTIQMEVPQGGFVSIEHNQPVTPKEVSIEDVNAGKYDLAYVKITGVQFEKINVPFAEKGKFGNHTLETKDGKKINLEINKSCKFYADQVPEGSGYVMGVITTYNKDGKIIRSIRPSLKADMVMKEKRFDAGGGQPNPNPDPTPGPKTLLFAGSDFEDWNAFLGTLNKYGLKEYATQKDNGKSGKAMQIKTDKNGKSNDYVFTVKVGDKPVSLAGKTKINLYIKGTGQKSLSFALYTKDKKLYVYNLGDVSADKAVSPTLADNMGFKYDGTIDTKDKWVKITLDISSVKDLDNIPENSLFTVKIGSKDSAYDLLLDEITVE from the coding sequence ATGAATACTGGCAAAAAAAACAAACGTTCGGCTTTCGCTCTTTATGGATTACTGTCCCTTATCGGATTATCCTCTGCTATGACCTCATGTAAAGACAATGATGACAAGTATGAGATGCCCGAGCTGGTAACCACAACGGAAATCACAGACAACACCATCTCTTTCCCTACTGAGGGTGGTGAGTTTACTCTCAATATCAAAACAAACCGCAACTGGCATGCCGAAGCAGGTGATACTTGGTACACGCTTACTCCCGATAAAGGTGTTGCCGGCACTCATGCAATCGTAATAAAAGCTCTTCCCAACTCTTCATTGGAAAGAAAATCTATCTTGAAAATTAAGAACATAAGTCAAACTCTGACATTGTCCATCAAACAAGGAGGCAAAGAGCTACCCCAACCGGATACCAAAGCCATACCCGCTGTATTGGAATTTGGTAAAAAGCTGGCTGAAAAAACACCTACTCCTTTTGATCAAGATATGCTCTTAGAGGCAGTGGTGGTAAATAACACGGACGAAGGGCAATTCCTGTTCCCGGGATACCTCCATGTGATGGATGCAGATGGTCACAGTATGGTGATGACTACAGCAAAAGGCTCGACCGACAAATTGACCTTTGGTGATAAAATCAAAGTACAGACAAAGGGTAAGAACATCACGAATTATGGTGGCACCATACAGATGGAAGTTCCTCAGGGTGGTTTTGTAAGTATAGAGCATAACCAACCCGTTACACCCAAAGAAGTCTCTATTGAAGATGTCAATGCCGGCAAATATGATTTGGCTTACGTTAAGATTACGGGTGTTCAGTTTGAAAAAATAAACGTTCCTTTTGCCGAAAAAGGGAAATTTGGGAATCATACCTTAGAAACAAAAGATGGAAAGAAAATAAATCTTGAAATCAACAAAAGTTGTAAATTCTATGCGGATCAAGTTCCTGAAGGCAGTGGTTATGTAATGGGAGTAATTACTACATACAACAAAGACGGCAAAATTATACGTAGCATACGCCCAAGCCTAAAAGCTGATATGGTAATGAAAGAAAAGCGCTTTGATGCCGGAGGGGGGCAACCCAATCCTAATCCCGACCCTACTCCCGGCCCTAAAACACTTCTTTTCGCAGGATCTGACTTTGAAGATTGGAATGCTTTTCTTGGAACCCTCAATAAATATGGATTAAAAGAATATGCTACTCAAAAGGATAATGGCAAATCAGGGAAAGCAATGCAAATCAAGACTGATAAAAACGGAAAAAGTAATGACTACGTTTTTACCGTAAAGGTGGGTGATAAACCCGTAAGCTTAGCAGGCAAAACTAAAATCAACCTTTACATCAAAGGAACAGGACAGAAAAGTTTGTCTTTCGCTTTGTACACAAAAGACAAAAAACTATATGTATATAATTTAGGTGACGTTTCAGCAGACAAAGCTGTTTCACCCACATTGGCTGACAACATGGGGTTCAAATACGACGGCACTATCGATACCAAAGACAAATGGGTAAAAATAACCCTTGATATATCATCTGTTAAAGATCTTGATAATATTCCCGAAAATAGCTTATTCACAGTTAAAATAGGGAGCAAAGACAGTGCATACGATCTGCTGCTTGACGAGATTACCGTAGAATAA